One Tunturibacter gelidoferens genomic region harbors:
- a CDS encoding metal-sulfur cluster assembly factor: MMLTEPDILQALRDCYDPVLPCNVVDLGLIRSITITPDAEAPGAGIPGIPQKHIVEVSLIPSQTDEAANAQLSAQILNRLAGLETVSRTTVTLLNTPIWTPLNITPAGRKTLGLNGNPNLIQIR; encoded by the coding sequence ATGATGCTCACCGAACCCGACATCCTTCAGGCCCTCCGCGACTGTTACGACCCCGTCCTGCCCTGCAACGTCGTCGACCTCGGTCTCATCCGCTCCATCACCATCACCCCCGACGCCGAAGCTCCCGGCGCAGGAATACCAGGCATCCCACAAAAACACATCGTAGAAGTCTCGCTAATCCCGAGCCAAACCGACGAAGCCGCCAACGCCCAACTCAGCGCACAAATCTTAAACCGCCTCGCCGGCCTTGAAACAGTCAGCCGCACCACCGTCACTCTCCTCAACACGCCCATCTGGACACCCCTTAACATCACTCCCGCAGGCCGCAAAACTTTAGGCCTTAACGGCAATCCGAACCTGATCCAAATCCGCTAA
- a CDS encoding polyprenyl synthetase family protein — MQPTVKDLLLSGAQLTDAALERLLPATDTLPHSIHRAMRHSTFAGGKRLRPILCMEAARMVTATESYPEGIADLGAALEMIHTYSLIHDDLPALDNDDLRRGQPTCHVVFGEATAILAGDALQTLAFQTIASLPIPSPTTVAILREISLAVGTGVGRVGDLDTKLPPGMIGGQVMDIEAEGTPPTAALVEAIHRSKTGALITTSIVSGGLYGLSLRHRSASSGYGNGNDEPATDSKSRSDTGRTAYAPYADTIARLRTFGEKAGLAFQIVDDVLDMTQSSEELGKTAGKDTASIKATWPAVFGIDRSLHDAQELIADAFAALAPFGPAADPLKSLAQYLVERKN, encoded by the coding sequence ATGCAACCCACAGTAAAAGATCTGCTTCTCTCCGGCGCTCAGCTCACCGATGCTGCCCTCGAACGCCTCCTGCCCGCAACCGACACCCTCCCTCACTCCATCCATCGCGCCATGCGTCACAGCACCTTCGCCGGCGGCAAGCGTCTCCGTCCCATCCTCTGTATGGAAGCCGCAAGAATGGTCACAGCGACGGAAAGCTACCCCGAAGGCATCGCCGATCTAGGCGCAGCGTTGGAGATGATCCACACGTACTCCCTCATTCACGACGACCTCCCAGCCCTGGACAACGACGACCTGCGCCGCGGCCAGCCCACCTGCCACGTTGTCTTCGGCGAAGCCACCGCCATCCTCGCTGGCGACGCCCTCCAAACCCTCGCCTTCCAGACCATCGCCAGCCTTCCCATCCCATCCCCCACCACCGTTGCAATCCTCCGCGAAATCTCCCTCGCCGTAGGCACCGGTGTAGGTCGTGTCGGTGACCTCGACACAAAACTCCCTCCCGGCATGATCGGTGGTCAGGTTATGGACATCGAAGCCGAAGGCACGCCTCCAACCGCCGCCCTCGTCGAAGCCATCCACCGTTCCAAGACCGGCGCTCTCATCACCACCAGCATTGTCTCCGGTGGCCTCTACGGTCTCAGTCTGCGGCATCGCTCAGCGAGCAGCGGCTACGGAAACGGCAACGACGAACCCGCCACCGACTCAAAGTCTCGCTCTGACACAGGCCGCACCGCCTACGCCCCCTACGCCGACACCATCGCCCGCCTCCGCACCTTCGGCGAGAAGGCCGGCCTCGCCTTCCAAATCGTTGACGATGTCCTCGACATGACGCAAAGCTCCGAAGAATTGGGCAAGACCGCAGGTAAGGACACCGCCAGCATCAAAGCTACCTGGCCCGCCGTCTTCGGCATCGACCGGTCCCTCCACGACGCACAGGAGCTCATCGCCGACGCCTTCGCCGCCCTCGCCCCCTTCGGCCCCGCCGCCGACCCTCTCAAATCCCTCGCCCAATATCTGGTCGAACGAAAAAACTAG
- a CDS encoding (R)-mandelonitrile lyase, whose product MKIVTGSERGSKRGPEAWFTGDVWVDGIAEPAAPSRLQAARVTFSPGARTAWHTHPVVQVLEVISGLGWVQLEGEAARAIHPGDVVVIGAGENHWHGAQAGRTLVHLAMQQADDSGKTVAWGVKVTDEEYGAAG is encoded by the coding sequence ATGAAGATTGTGACGGGCAGTGAGAGAGGAAGCAAGAGGGGTCCGGAGGCTTGGTTCACTGGAGATGTATGGGTGGACGGAATTGCGGAGCCGGCTGCGCCTTCGCGGTTGCAGGCAGCTCGCGTGACGTTTTCCCCTGGGGCGAGGACGGCGTGGCATACGCATCCGGTGGTGCAGGTGTTGGAGGTGATCTCTGGCCTGGGGTGGGTGCAGCTTGAGGGGGAGGCGGCGCGGGCGATTCATCCTGGAGACGTGGTTGTGATTGGGGCAGGAGAGAATCATTGGCATGGCGCGCAGGCCGGACGCACGCTGGTGCACCTGGCGATGCAGCAGGCGGATGACTCAGGAAAGACGGTTGCGTGGGGCGTGAAGGTTACGGACGAGGAGTATGGTGCGGCGGGGTGA
- a CDS encoding Fpg/Nei family DNA glycosylase has translation MPEGNEIHRWAERHAAAFAGKTVRVDGPQGRFVDSGMIDGRKLRRVLAVGKHLGYDFGKDLILHVHLGLQGDFTEGSGPLPDVRGALRLRMWNEAAVKKPAAPGVSKRHAWYSDDDGIGHIEAAKVAWVELRGPMDCSIYSQAKWDALLERLGPDPLNGDGPEKMVARIAKSKKAIGELLMDQSVVAGVGNIFRAELLFRARLSPFTPGKEVEERTLRSIWKEAGVLMKAGMVDRRIVTTKPKDRPHKSGPVLKEEAHYVYRRQGRPCWISGTKILTKVMAGRNLFWCPVCQAAPEEKVG, from the coding sequence ATGCCTGAGGGAAATGAGATTCATCGATGGGCCGAGAGGCATGCTGCGGCATTTGCGGGGAAGACTGTTCGAGTGGATGGGCCGCAGGGGCGGTTTGTTGATTCGGGGATGATCGATGGGCGAAAGCTGAGGCGGGTGCTGGCTGTGGGGAAGCATCTGGGGTACGACTTTGGAAAGGACTTGATTCTGCATGTGCATCTTGGCTTGCAAGGGGACTTTACGGAGGGCTCCGGGCCGCTGCCTGATGTACGCGGCGCGCTGCGATTGCGGATGTGGAATGAGGCGGCCGTGAAGAAGCCGGCTGCTCCGGGAGTGAGTAAGCGGCATGCGTGGTACTCGGATGACGATGGGATTGGACACATCGAGGCGGCGAAGGTGGCTTGGGTGGAGCTGCGCGGGCCGATGGACTGCTCGATCTATTCGCAGGCGAAGTGGGATGCGCTGCTGGAGCGGCTGGGGCCCGATCCGCTGAATGGAGACGGCCCGGAGAAGATGGTTGCGAGGATTGCGAAGAGTAAGAAGGCGATTGGTGAGCTGCTGATGGATCAATCGGTGGTGGCGGGAGTTGGGAATATCTTTCGCGCGGAGTTGCTATTTCGGGCGAGGCTGAGTCCGTTTACGCCGGGGAAGGAGGTAGAGGAGCGCACGCTGCGGTCGATATGGAAGGAGGCGGGCGTGTTGATGAAGGCGGGGATGGTTGACCGGAGGATTGTGACGACGAAGCCTAAGGATCGGCCACATAAGAGTGGGCCGGTGCTGAAGGAAGAGGCGCATTATGTGTATCGCCGGCAGGGGCGGCCCTGTTGGATTAGCGGGACGAAGATTTTGACGAAGGTAATGGCGGGACGGAATCTGTTCTGGTGTCCGGTTTGCCAAGCGGCACCTGAGGAGAAGGTTGGGTAA
- a CDS encoding class I SAM-dependent methyltransferase, which produces MPASSPPQHPFDQIHGVETSGLIAAGNLTTGHPNDAHVTAYYGVAPSILRTLIGLWRDTNPPHPIHHYTFVDIGAGKGRAMLVASELPFHQVIGIELNPSLADTAQLNLEHWRASHTVDSTAQPLAPIRLLEQDALTFDFPRAPTLAFLFHPFEAPVLKLLLRRIETQFAPRRGAPTPAFDLLYVNSECRAILDHHPAFTRLFLGPVAMSPEDHAADLAAIAQQKEYGSTGDEECAIYRLTGREKQPA; this is translated from the coding sequence ATGCCTGCATCTTCTCCACCCCAGCATCCCTTCGATCAAATCCACGGCGTAGAGACCAGCGGCCTCATCGCCGCAGGCAACCTCACCACCGGCCACCCAAACGATGCCCACGTCACCGCCTACTACGGCGTCGCCCCCAGCATCCTCCGCACCCTCATCGGCCTCTGGCGCGACACTAATCCACCGCACCCCATCCACCACTACACATTCGTCGACATCGGAGCCGGCAAAGGCCGCGCCATGCTCGTCGCCAGCGAGCTGCCCTTCCATCAGGTGATCGGCATCGAACTCAACCCCAGCCTCGCCGACACCGCCCAACTCAACCTCGAGCACTGGCGCGCCTCCCACACCGTCGACTCCACCGCGCAGCCCCTCGCCCCCATCCGCCTCCTCGAACAAGATGCCCTCACCTTCGACTTTCCCCGCGCCCCCACTCTCGCCTTCCTCTTCCACCCCTTCGAAGCTCCCGTCCTCAAGCTCCTCCTCCGCCGCATCGAAACTCAATTCGCCCCACGCCGAGGAGCACCCACCCCTGCCTTCGACCTCCTCTACGTCAACTCCGAGTGCCGAGCCATCCTCGACCACCATCCAGCCTTCACCAGACTCTTTCTCGGCCCTGTAGCCATGTCCCCCGAGGACCACGCTGCCGACCTAGCCGCCATCGCCCAGCAAAAAGAGTACGGCTCCACCGGCGACGAGGAGTGCGCCATCTACCGCCTCACCGGCCGCGAGAAACAACCCGCCTGA
- a CDS encoding ferritin-like domain-containing protein, which yields MNGKSLVEPVRGSLPRRSFVTRAGLFGLSATAAAFLPGTPLRAQTPGVDNQSGDTAQEIFTAALIAEDLASTFYYNGLVGPVVMDPNLAGPGGTATHVEPTGNLGNVEYFRAALSEEIQHADLLRSLIGKTSSTTDPIQTFYLPTGTFDTLSAFISVLNTLENTFIAAYLMATIEFAQMASDTRGGLVIERDASGAAYTARDLEYFAQVAASIMGVEAEHRVLGRVVMNQNPANNTNYERTDLLTTVYNGKRSAVAALTPFLSPGAGLTAYSLQTALTNAPSVYLNVPGGPPKPPSYPAGH from the coding sequence ATGAATGGAAAAAGTCTTGTCGAGCCTGTAAGGGGCTCGTTGCCGCGTCGTTCGTTCGTTACCCGTGCTGGGTTGTTCGGCTTGTCTGCAACAGCAGCGGCGTTTCTTCCGGGCACGCCTCTTCGTGCGCAGACTCCAGGTGTTGATAACCAGAGTGGCGATACGGCGCAGGAGATCTTTACTGCAGCTCTGATTGCCGAGGACTTGGCGAGTACGTTCTATTACAACGGTCTGGTGGGTCCTGTGGTTATGGATCCGAACCTTGCCGGACCTGGCGGGACGGCGACGCATGTGGAGCCGACCGGTAACCTGGGCAACGTTGAATACTTTCGCGCTGCGTTGAGCGAAGAGATTCAGCATGCCGATCTGCTTCGTTCTCTGATTGGGAAGACGTCTTCGACGACCGATCCGATCCAGACGTTTTATCTGCCGACGGGAACGTTCGATACACTTTCTGCCTTCATCAGTGTTCTGAATACTCTGGAGAATACTTTTATTGCGGCTTACCTTATGGCTACGATCGAGTTTGCGCAGATGGCGTCGGATACGAGAGGTGGTCTGGTTATTGAGCGCGATGCTAGCGGGGCTGCTTATACGGCGCGGGACCTGGAGTACTTTGCGCAGGTGGCTGCCTCGATCATGGGCGTGGAGGCGGAGCATCGTGTGCTGGGCAGAGTGGTGATGAATCAGAATCCGGCTAACAACACGAACTACGAACGTACGGATTTACTGACAACGGTCTACAACGGCAAGAGGTCTGCTGTAGCTGCGCTGACGCCGTTCTTGTCGCCTGGAGCTGGGTTGACGGCGTATTCGCTGCAGACTGCGCTTACCAATGCACCAAGCGTTTACTTGAATGTACCTGGTGGACCGCCGAAGCCACCTTCTTACCCGGCGGGACACTGA
- a CDS encoding J domain-containing protein: MATTQTKDYYGTLGVKKTATADEIRKAFRKAARKYHPDVNPNDKKAEEKFKEISEANDVLSDEKKRKIYDQFGFYSDNIDPAAAEAAARGGYGGGASSAGYGGGRPSAGRGAGQEVPFDFGGFDFSDFQSGRSAQQEQGGGFGGSFKDIFSGMFNGGKQASRGPQPGTDLEYQVSVDFWTAVRGGVTRLEIQRQEVCPTCKGKSTTGGSVECPECHGSGQVTQMGGRMKFNIQCPRCGGSGKVQNSCPTCDGEGVVTKREPLEFRIKAGTRDGQRIRLAGKGNAGINGGPSGDLFLIIKAGTHPVFTRSADDIYVTVPVTMTEAALGAKIEVPTIDTHEGGARTQLKIPPGTQTGQKLRLREKGVPSASREGVRGDQIVEVKIVVPKVQDERSKEILRELAKLNPEDPRDGLFTAV, encoded by the coding sequence ATGGCGACGACACAGACGAAAGACTACTACGGCACGCTGGGCGTGAAGAAGACGGCGACGGCAGATGAGATTCGCAAGGCGTTTCGGAAGGCTGCGCGGAAGTATCACCCGGACGTGAATCCGAATGACAAAAAAGCTGAAGAGAAGTTTAAAGAGATCTCTGAGGCGAACGATGTATTGAGTGATGAGAAGAAGCGGAAGATCTACGACCAGTTTGGGTTTTACTCGGACAATATCGATCCGGCTGCGGCGGAGGCAGCTGCTCGTGGCGGCTATGGCGGCGGTGCATCTTCTGCTGGATATGGCGGCGGGCGTCCAAGCGCAGGCCGGGGAGCGGGTCAGGAGGTTCCGTTCGACTTTGGGGGGTTCGATTTTTCGGATTTTCAGAGCGGACGATCGGCGCAGCAGGAGCAGGGTGGTGGGTTTGGCGGGAGCTTCAAGGACATCTTCAGCGGGATGTTCAATGGCGGGAAGCAGGCTTCGCGCGGGCCGCAGCCGGGGACCGATCTTGAGTATCAGGTGAGTGTGGACTTTTGGACGGCGGTGCGCGGTGGCGTGACTCGGCTGGAGATTCAGCGGCAGGAGGTTTGTCCGACTTGCAAGGGTAAGTCGACTACGGGCGGGAGTGTGGAGTGTCCGGAGTGCCATGGGTCTGGGCAGGTGACACAGATGGGTGGGAGGATGAAGTTCAATATTCAATGCCCACGGTGCGGCGGGTCGGGGAAGGTGCAGAATTCGTGCCCGACGTGCGATGGTGAGGGAGTGGTGACGAAGAGGGAGCCGCTCGAGTTTCGCATCAAGGCGGGGACGCGCGATGGCCAGAGAATTCGGCTGGCGGGAAAGGGAAATGCCGGGATTAATGGTGGGCCTTCCGGGGATCTGTTTTTGATTATCAAGGCGGGGACGCATCCGGTGTTTACTCGGAGCGCGGATGACATATATGTAACCGTTCCGGTTACGATGACGGAGGCTGCGCTGGGAGCGAAGATTGAAGTGCCTACTATCGATACGCATGAGGGTGGGGCGAGGACGCAGTTGAAGATTCCTCCTGGAACCCAGACGGGGCAGAAGTTGCGACTGCGAGAGAAGGGAGTGCCTTCGGCTTCGCGGGAGGGAGTGCGGGGCGATCAGATTGTGGAGGTGAAGATCGTGGTGCCGAAGGTGCAGGATGAGCGGAGCAAGGAAATCCTGCGGGAGTTGGCGAAGTTGAATCCGGAAGATCCGCGGGACGGATTGTTTACGGCGGTTTGA
- a CDS encoding SDR family NAD(P)-dependent oxidoreductase has translation MKTSRALRHATQILTGIAAIAAARAFMPHTEKRHRSRVVLITGGSRGLGLALAHRFGKSGAKLILVSRNSDELTQARDTLLSHNAVQHPDDILLLPADLTDAAQAAMLVDYAVGFFGHIDILINNAGVIEVGPVENQPIAAYRRAMATNFFAALYTTNAALPHLLQRNPMYGDAAIVNIASIGGKFAMPHLLPYVASKFALVGYSQGLHAELRHKGIRVTTVCPGLMRTGGAVHANYTGQAKKEERWFKLAAKTPILAASVNRAANKIYDAVTAGRAEITITPQAWLAARIAGLAPEATQYLASLANQLLLPAPSGNNEVPLGFTVKVSAHKASEVFET, from the coding sequence ATGAAGACCTCCAGAGCCTTACGTCACGCCACGCAAATTCTCACCGGAATCGCCGCCATCGCCGCAGCCCGCGCCTTTATGCCTCACACCGAAAAGCGCCACCGCAGCCGAGTCGTTCTCATCACCGGCGGCTCCCGAGGCCTGGGTCTTGCTCTCGCGCACCGCTTTGGCAAATCCGGCGCAAAACTCATCCTCGTCTCCCGAAACTCCGACGAACTCACCCAGGCTCGTGACACCCTCCTCTCCCACAACGCCGTTCAGCATCCCGACGACATCCTCCTTTTACCCGCCGATCTCACCGACGCCGCCCAGGCAGCCATGCTCGTCGACTACGCCGTTGGCTTCTTTGGCCACATCGACATCCTTATCAACAATGCCGGCGTCATCGAGGTCGGCCCCGTCGAAAACCAGCCGATCGCCGCCTACCGCCGTGCCATGGCAACCAACTTCTTCGCAGCGCTCTACACCACCAACGCCGCTCTTCCTCACCTGCTCCAACGCAACCCCATGTATGGTGATGCCGCCATCGTCAACATCGCCAGCATCGGTGGCAAATTCGCTATGCCTCACCTGCTTCCTTACGTTGCCAGCAAGTTCGCCCTGGTGGGCTACTCCCAAGGGCTTCACGCCGAACTGCGCCACAAGGGTATTCGCGTCACCACCGTCTGCCCGGGCCTCATGCGCACCGGCGGAGCGGTTCATGCGAACTACACTGGACAGGCCAAAAAAGAGGAGCGCTGGTTCAAACTTGCCGCCAAAACTCCCATACTTGCAGCCTCAGTCAACCGCGCCGCCAACAAGATCTACGACGCCGTAACCGCTGGCCGCGCCGAGATCACCATAACCCCACAAGCTTGGCTCGCGGCCCGCATAGCCGGTCTCGCCCCCGAAGCCACTCAGTACCTCGCAAGCCTTGCCAACCAACTCCTCCTGCCGGCCCCCTCCGGCAACAACGAGGTTCCGCTCGGTTTCACCGTGAAGGTGTCGGCACACAAAGCCAGCGAGGTATTCGAAACATAA
- a CDS encoding DHA2 family efflux MFS transporter permease subunit has protein sequence MASAATAPPDQSASVTQGVNPWLIAASVMLATFMEVLDTAIASVALPYIAGSLSASNDEATWVLTSYLVANAIVLPASNWFSLKFGRKRFLLSCIVIFTVASFACGAAPTLGILLLARIVQGAGGGALQPLSQAILLESFPPSKRGAAMAVFAFGVVVAPVLGPTLGGWLTDTYSWRYAFYINIPIGIMAILMISRFVHDPPYISKARVPAFDRYGFAALVVWTGCLQVVLDKGQEDDWFGATWIRWAVFFLVTSFIYFCWHCWRDKDTIVDLKVLKDRNFLLGSILIFMFGVGIYSTVTVLPLFYQELLGYTAFTAGLVVAPRGIGAVCGMPIIGYLSNKVDPRYLLTFGFFTFGLTTLYFGNVTLDISPTTLLLPILITGFGLSFIFVPISTAAYGTLDAKQIGNASGLFNLMRNVGGSIGISIASTLLTRRSDVHQNEILNSVPRTGQQFQNSLGSMTQFLTNPYGQSNAADPAQASLYQQLGRQASLWSFVDVFRWLSLLCFFCVGIVWLFKKVKPGKPPAGAH, from the coding sequence ATGGCCTCGGCTGCGACCGCACCACCCGATCAATCCGCTTCAGTCACCCAGGGTGTGAACCCCTGGCTCATCGCCGCCTCGGTCATGCTCGCCACGTTCATGGAGGTGCTCGACACCGCCATCGCCTCGGTCGCCCTTCCCTACATTGCCGGCTCCCTCTCTGCCTCGAACGACGAAGCCACCTGGGTCCTCACCAGCTACCTCGTCGCCAACGCCATCGTTCTCCCCGCGAGCAACTGGTTTTCCCTCAAATTCGGCCGTAAGCGCTTTCTCCTCTCCTGCATCGTCATCTTCACCGTCGCCAGCTTCGCCTGCGGAGCAGCTCCCACCCTCGGCATCTTGCTGCTCGCCCGCATCGTTCAAGGCGCAGGCGGTGGCGCCCTGCAACCTCTCTCCCAGGCCATCCTCCTCGAATCCTTCCCACCCTCCAAACGCGGAGCTGCCATGGCCGTCTTCGCCTTCGGAGTCGTCGTAGCCCCCGTCCTCGGACCCACCCTCGGCGGCTGGCTCACCGACACCTACTCCTGGCGCTACGCCTTCTACATCAACATCCCCATCGGCATCATGGCCATTCTCATGATCAGCCGCTTCGTCCACGACCCGCCGTACATCAGCAAAGCGCGAGTCCCCGCCTTCGACCGCTACGGCTTCGCCGCCCTCGTCGTCTGGACCGGCTGTCTCCAGGTCGTCCTCGACAAAGGTCAGGAAGACGACTGGTTCGGAGCCACCTGGATCCGCTGGGCCGTCTTCTTCCTCGTCACATCTTTTATTTACTTCTGCTGGCACTGCTGGCGCGACAAAGACACCATCGTCGACCTAAAAGTCCTCAAAGACCGAAACTTCCTCCTCGGCTCGATCCTCATCTTCATGTTCGGCGTTGGCATCTACTCCACCGTCACCGTCCTGCCACTCTTCTATCAGGAGCTCCTCGGCTACACCGCCTTCACCGCTGGCCTCGTCGTCGCGCCGCGCGGCATCGGCGCCGTCTGCGGCATGCCCATCATCGGTTACCTCTCCAACAAAGTAGACCCGCGCTATCTGCTCACCTTCGGCTTCTTCACCTTTGGTCTCACCACCCTCTACTTCGGCAACGTCACCCTCGACATCTCCCCCACCACCCTGCTCCTCCCCATCCTCATTACCGGCTTCGGTCTCAGCTTCATCTTCGTCCCCATCAGCACCGCCGCTTACGGCACCCTTGATGCAAAACAGATCGGCAACGCCAGCGGCCTCTTCAACCTCATGCGCAACGTCGGCGGCTCCATCGGGATCTCCATCGCCTCCACCCTGCTAACCCGACGCTCCGACGTCCACCAGAACGAGATCCTCAACTCGGTCCCCCGCACCGGCCAGCAGTTTCAAAACTCCCTCGGCAGCATGACCCAGTTCCTGACCAACCCCTACGGACAGTCGAACGCTGCCGATCCCGCCCAGGCCTCCCTCTATCAGCAGCTCGGCCGCCAGGCCTCCCTCTGGTCCTTCGTCGACGTCTTTCGCTGGCTCTCTCTCCTCTGCTTCTTCTGCGTCGGCATCGTCTGGCTCTTCAAAAAAGTAAAACCAGGCAAGCCCCCCGCCGGCGCTCATTAG
- the dnaK gene encoding molecular chaperone DnaK: MAKIIGIDLGTTNSCVAVMEGGEPKVIPNEEGGRTTPSVVAFTKGGERLVGQVAKRQAITNPENTIYSIKRFMGRRLNEVGDEMKMVPYKVVAKGDNIVIVAQGKEYTPPEISAMILQKLKKASEDYLGTSVTEAVITVPAYFNDAQRQATKDAGKIAGLDVKRIVNEPTAAALAYGLDKKKDETIAVYDFGGGTFDISILEVGEGVIEVKSTNGDTHLGGDNLDQRIVDWLIAEFKSETGLDLHSKGNEMALQRLKDAAERAKIELSTAQETEINLPFITADASGPKHLVRKLTRAKLESLVDDLLQRSIGPCKQAMKDAGVDASKIDEVVLVGGQTRMPKIQQLVKDLFGKEPHKGVNPDEVVAIGAAVQAGVLAGEVKDLLLLDVTPLTLSIETMGGVATAMINRNTTIPTKKTETFSTAADSQTEVEVHVLQGERPMAAQNRTLGKFKLAGIPPAPRGVPQIEVTFDIDANGILNVTAKDNATGKDQKITITSSSGLSKEEVERMAKDAEAHAAEDKEQRDAVEARNGLDSLVYNIEKMLKDAGDKVQASDKTEVETALAEAKTTLAGSPSATELNAAKDRLTTVSHKLAEAMYKASAASAPTDGATGTTESHEEPKKDEGVIDAEYVDVDEKK; this comes from the coding sequence ATGGCGAAGATTATTGGAATTGACTTGGGAACAACGAACTCATGTGTGGCGGTGATGGAAGGTGGCGAGCCAAAGGTGATCCCGAACGAAGAGGGTGGCCGGACGACTCCGTCGGTGGTTGCGTTTACCAAGGGCGGGGAGCGGCTGGTGGGCCAGGTGGCCAAGCGGCAGGCGATTACCAACCCGGAGAACACGATCTATTCGATCAAGCGCTTTATGGGTCGCCGGTTGAACGAGGTTGGCGATGAGATGAAGATGGTGCCGTACAAGGTGGTGGCGAAGGGCGACAACATCGTCATTGTGGCGCAGGGCAAGGAGTACACGCCGCCTGAGATCTCGGCGATGATTCTGCAGAAGTTGAAGAAAGCTTCGGAGGATTATCTGGGGACTTCGGTGACCGAGGCTGTGATTACGGTTCCGGCTTACTTCAACGATGCACAGCGTCAGGCGACGAAAGATGCCGGCAAGATTGCCGGGCTTGATGTGAAGCGCATTGTGAACGAGCCGACGGCGGCTGCGCTGGCGTATGGGCTAGATAAGAAGAAGGACGAGACGATTGCGGTCTATGACTTCGGCGGCGGTACGTTCGATATCTCGATCCTCGAGGTTGGCGAAGGCGTGATTGAGGTGAAGTCGACCAATGGCGATACACACCTTGGCGGCGACAATCTCGACCAGCGCATTGTGGATTGGTTGATTGCGGAGTTCAAGTCGGAGACCGGGCTTGATCTGCACTCGAAGGGCAACGAGATGGCGCTGCAGCGGCTGAAGGATGCTGCGGAGCGGGCGAAGATCGAGTTGTCGACGGCGCAGGAGACGGAGATCAATCTGCCGTTTATTACTGCCGATGCGAGTGGGCCGAAGCACCTGGTGCGGAAGTTGACTCGTGCGAAGCTGGAGTCGCTGGTCGATGATCTGCTGCAGCGGTCGATTGGACCTTGCAAGCAGGCGATGAAGGACGCCGGTGTGGACGCAAGCAAGATCGACGAGGTGGTTCTGGTCGGCGGTCAGACTCGTATGCCGAAGATTCAGCAGCTGGTGAAGGACCTGTTCGGCAAGGAGCCGCATAAGGGTGTGAATCCGGATGAGGTTGTAGCGATCGGTGCGGCGGTTCAGGCTGGTGTTCTGGCTGGCGAGGTGAAGGACCTGCTGCTGCTCGATGTGACTCCGCTGACGTTGTCGATTGAGACGATGGGCGGTGTTGCCACGGCGATGATCAACCGGAACACGACGATACCGACGAAGAAGACGGAGACATTTTCTACGGCGGCCGACTCGCAGACTGAGGTTGAGGTGCATGTGTTGCAGGGGGAACGACCTATGGCGGCGCAGAACCGGACGCTGGGCAAGTTCAAGCTGGCTGGAATTCCTCCGGCTCCGCGTGGCGTGCCGCAGATCGAGGTGACGTTCGACATCGACGCGAACGGCATTCTTAATGTGACGGCGAAGGATAATGCCACGGGTAAGGATCAGAAGATTACGATCACGAGTTCGTCGGGCCTGAGCAAGGAAGAGGTTGAGCGGATGGCGAAGGATGCCGAGGCTCATGCTGCTGAAGATAAAGAGCAGCGCGATGCGGTTGAGGCGCGGAATGGACTGGATTCGCTGGTCTACAACATCGAAAAGATGTTGAAGGATGCGGGCGATAAGGTTCAGGCGTCGGACAAAACCGAGGTTGAGACGGCGCTGGCTGAGGCTAAGACGACTCTGGCTGGCTCGCCGAGTGCGACTGAGCTGAATGCTGCGAAGGATCGTCTAACTACGGTTAGCCACAAGCTGGCTGAGGCGATGTACAAGGCCTCAGCAGCTTCAGCACCGACCGATGGTGCGACAGGCACGACCGAATCTCATGAAGAGCCGAAGAAGGATGAAGGCGTGATCGATGCCGAGTACGTCGACGTCGATGAAAAGAAATAA
- a CDS encoding GNAT family N-acetyltransferase: MWVAPNHRRAGTGRLLVKAIESWARLCAAHTLRLMVTNNNLAAISFYERLGFTKNDRTEPYPNDPNLIEYEMSKLLL; this comes from the coding sequence ATGTGGGTTGCGCCCAACCACCGTCGCGCTGGAACCGGCAGGCTCCTTGTCAAGGCGATCGAATCCTGGGCTCGCCTCTGTGCAGCGCACACCCTTCGTCTCATGGTCACCAACAACAATCTTGCTGCCATATCTTTCTACGAGCGCCTTGGATTCACCAAAAACGACCGAACAGAGCCGTATCCCAACGATCCCAATCTGATCGAATACGAAATGTCCAAATTGCTTCTTTGA